Proteins from a genomic interval of Rhizobium etli CFN 42:
- a CDS encoding DUF2585 domain-containing protein has protein sequence MSAADVEYRVRHQAFWFVACLAVLVAQIIAEYLMGRVPICACGYVKLWEGGVNTSGNSQHLSDWYTPSHIIHGFLFYGLGYLILRRKPLAARLLLALMIESGWELLENSPLIIDRYRTATMALDYYGDSILNSAMDTVFMCLGFFFAARAPVALTVVIAIFFEIFTGYVIRDNLTLNVLMLIWPVEAIKVWQGGL, from the coding sequence GTGAGCGCTGCAGACGTCGAATATCGGGTCAGGCATCAGGCCTTCTGGTTCGTCGCGTGTCTTGCGGTCCTGGTCGCCCAGATCATCGCCGAATATCTGATGGGCCGCGTGCCGATCTGCGCCTGCGGTTACGTCAAGCTATGGGAAGGCGGGGTCAATACCAGCGGCAATTCGCAGCATCTTTCCGACTGGTATACGCCGTCGCATATCATTCACGGCTTCCTTTTTTACGGGCTTGGATATCTCATCCTGCGCCGCAAGCCGCTGGCGGCACGGCTGCTCTTGGCGCTGATGATCGAATCCGGCTGGGAGCTGCTGGAGAATTCGCCCCTAATCATCGACCGCTACCGCACGGCGACGATGGCGCTCGATTATTACGGCGACAGCATCCTGAATTCGGCGATGGACACCGTCTTCATGTGCCTCGGCTTCTTCTTTGCAGCGCGGGCGCCGGTGGCGCTGACGGTCGTGATCGCCATCTTCTTCGAGATTTTCACCGGCTATGTGATCCGCGATAATCTGACACTGAACGTGCTGATGTTGATCTGGCCGGTGGAGGCGATCAAGGTCTGGCAGGGTGGGCTATAG
- a CDS encoding heme ABC transporter permease, translated as MSEPSLAISKFSDLANPTRFLALAARVIPWLASITALCFAVGLYLSFSTEGDYQQGETVRIMYVHVPAAWLSMMCYTIMSISAIGTLVWRHPLADVSAKAAAPLGAAFTLLALVTGSLWGKPMWGTWWVWDARLTSVFVLFLMYLGLLALSRAIGDPSRAARVSAVLILVGFVNIPIIKFSVEWWNTLHQSASVLRIGGPAIDPEFLRPLLVMAIAFTLLFFTLHIMAMRNEIWRRRIAAQRRIAARMASREE; from the coding sequence ATGAGCGAACCGAGCCTTGCCATCAGTAAATTCAGCGATCTCGCCAACCCGACGCGGTTTCTGGCGCTGGCGGCGCGCGTTATTCCGTGGCTGGCCAGCATCACCGCCCTCTGTTTCGCGGTCGGCCTCTATCTCAGCTTTTCCACCGAAGGCGACTACCAGCAGGGCGAGACCGTGCGCATCATGTATGTCCATGTGCCCGCGGCCTGGCTTTCGATGATGTGCTACACGATCATGAGCATCTCGGCGATCGGCACGCTGGTCTGGCGCCATCCGCTGGCCGACGTCTCCGCCAAGGCCGCAGCCCCGCTCGGCGCCGCCTTCACCTTGCTCGCGCTGGTCACCGGTTCGCTCTGGGGCAAGCCGATGTGGGGTACCTGGTGGGTGTGGGACGCGCGCCTGACCTCGGTCTTCGTGCTCTTTCTGATGTATCTCGGCCTGCTTGCGCTGAGCCGCGCCATCGGCGATCCGTCGAGAGCGGCGCGAGTCTCGGCCGTGCTCATCCTCGTCGGCTTCGTCAACATTCCGATAATCAAGTTCTCGGTCGAATGGTGGAACACGCTGCACCAGTCGGCCAGCGTGCTCAGGATAGGCGGTCCGGCGATCGACCCGGAATTCCTGCGCCCGCTGCTCGTCATGGCAATCGCCTTCACCCTCCTCTTCTTTACCCTGCACATCATGGCGATGAGGAACGAGATCTGGCGCCGCCGCATCGCCGCACAGCGCCGCATTGCCGCCCGGATGGCGAGCCGGGAGGAGTAG
- a CDS encoding DsbE family thiol:disulfide interchange protein: MSGTPESNPGKPGGLSRYALALLPLIVFGAIAATAAKMLYDQDFHGKNIAEIPSALIGTKAPALNLPPLDGANLPALTDAAIKGKLTLVNVFASWCIPCRDEHPILKELAKDGRLNIVAINYKDKNDNALRFLGELGNPYRAIGVDPNGKAAIDWGVYGIPESYLVATDGTILYKRVGPFDDISLKEGLFPAIEKALAKPAS; encoded by the coding sequence ATGAGCGGAACACCCGAAAGCAACCCCGGCAAGCCGGGCGGACTTAGCCGCTACGCCCTGGCGCTTCTGCCGCTAATCGTCTTCGGCGCCATTGCCGCGACGGCCGCAAAGATGCTCTACGACCAGGATTTCCATGGCAAAAACATCGCCGAAATCCCGTCGGCCCTGATCGGTACCAAGGCGCCTGCACTGAACCTTCCGCCGCTCGACGGCGCGAACCTGCCGGCGCTGACCGATGCGGCGATCAAGGGCAAGCTGACCCTCGTCAATGTCTTCGCCTCCTGGTGCATCCCCTGCCGCGACGAACACCCGATCTTGAAGGAACTGGCGAAGGACGGTCGGCTCAACATCGTCGCCATCAACTACAAGGACAAGAACGACAACGCCCTGCGCTTCCTCGGCGAACTCGGAAATCCCTATCGGGCGATCGGCGTCGATCCGAACGGCAAGGCGGCGATCGATTGGGGCGTCTACGGCATACCGGAAAGCTACCTGGTCGCAACCGACGGCACGATCCTCTACAAACGCGTCGGCCCCTTCGACGATATCAGCCTGAAGGAAGGGCTGTTTCCGGCAATCGAAAAGGCGCTGGCGAAGCCGGCTTCGTAA
- the ccmD gene encoding heme exporter protein CcmD translates to MTHAFYVYASYGFAALVTIAVTLWTWADGRARRRELAALEAAGIRRRSAPARDGE, encoded by the coding sequence ATGACGCATGCCTTCTACGTCTACGCCTCCTACGGCTTTGCGGCGCTCGTGACTATCGCGGTCACGCTCTGGACCTGGGCCGACGGCCGGGCGCGCCGGCGTGAACTCGCAGCCCTCGAAGCCGCCGGCATTCGCCGCCGCTCGGCGCCCGCGAGGGACGGCGAATGA
- a CDS encoding septation protein A gives MTTESDITPSAADRHHPMLKLALELGPLLIFFFANLRGQWLVEKFPALSELGGPLFVATGLFMAATVISLVVSKIVLGHLPIMPFVSGIVVVIFGSLSIWLQNETFIKMKPTIVNTLFGVALLGGLAFGRSLLGYVFNAAFQLDAEGWRKLTIRWGVFFLFLAVLNEVVWRNFSDDTWVAFKVWGTMPITIIFTLAQMPLVLKHSLNPEMDGEK, from the coding sequence ATGACCACCGAAAGCGATATCACGCCGAGCGCGGCCGACCGCCATCATCCGATGCTGAAACTGGCGCTGGAACTCGGGCCGCTGTTGATCTTCTTCTTCGCCAATCTGCGTGGCCAATGGCTGGTGGAAAAATTTCCCGCCCTTTCCGAACTGGGCGGGCCGCTGTTCGTAGCGACCGGGCTTTTCATGGCGGCGACGGTGATTTCGCTTGTGGTTTCGAAGATCGTGCTAGGTCATCTGCCGATCATGCCTTTCGTGTCCGGCATCGTCGTGGTCATCTTCGGCTCTCTGTCGATCTGGCTTCAGAACGAGACCTTCATCAAGATGAAGCCGACTATCGTCAACACGCTCTTCGGGGTGGCGCTGCTCGGCGGCCTCGCCTTCGGCCGGTCGCTGCTCGGCTATGTCTTCAACGCCGCCTTCCAGCTCGATGCCGAAGGCTGGCGCAAACTCACCATTCGTTGGGGCGTCTTCTTTCTGTTCCTCGCTGTGCTGAACGAAGTCGTCTGGCGCAATTTTTCCGACGATACCTGGGTCGCATTCAAGGTCTGGGGCACGATGCCGATCACCATCATCTTCACGTTGGCGCAGATGCCGCTGGTGCTGAAACACAGCCTCAATCCCGAAATGGACGGCGAAAAGTGA